From Lolium perenne isolate Kyuss_39 chromosome 5, Kyuss_2.0, whole genome shotgun sequence, a single genomic window includes:
- the LOC127303017 gene encoding WD40 repeat-containing protein HOS15 — protein MGAITSAELNFLVFRYLQESGFVHAAFTLGYEAGLHKGGIDGNVVPPGALITVVQKGLQYIELEANTDENDEEAEKDFALLEPLEIITKDVEELQRIVKRKKRERLQIDVDKDKGKEKECMIEDHENRLAGERERERHGKEKDKEREKDRTERDRVEEKEKEREKQNTERIDKFKHEEDSLASAGPTPMDVTTTPQEILSADVTVLEGHSSEVFACAWSPTGSLLASGSGDSTARIWTIPDGPCGSIQPSPASVHVLKNFKGRTNEKSKDVTTLDWNGEGTLLATGSYDGQARIWSRDGELKQTLSRHKGPIFSLKWNRKGDCLLSGSVDKTAIVWDTKTWECKQQYEFHSAPTLDVDWRNNSSFATCSNDNMIYFCKIGDPRPVKTFGGHQKEVNAIKWDPTGSLLASCSDDCTAKIWSVKQDKCVYDFKEHSKEVYTIRWSPTGPGTSNPNQQLLLASASFDSTIKLWDVEQGHLLYSLAGHVQPVYSVAFSPNGEYLASGSLDQSLHIWSVKEGRIVKTFRGSGGIFEVCWNKEGSKLAACFSNNTVCVMDFRM, from the coding sequence GTTTTGTTCATGCCGCGTTTACTTTAGGGTATGAAGCAGGGCTACATAAAGGTGGGATAGATGGAAATGTTGTCCCCCCTGGTGCTCTTATCACTGTCGTGCAGAAAGGCCTCCAGTACATAGAGTTAGAAGCAAATACTGATGAAAATGATGAAGAAGCTGAGAAGGATTTTGCCCTTCTGGAACCTCTTGAAATCATCACAAAAGATGTTGAAGAGTTGCAACGGATCGTCAAGAGGAAAAAAAGGGAGAGGCTTCAGATTGACGTTGACAAGGACAAGGGAAAGGAGAAAGAATGCATGATCGAGGATCATGAAAATCGTCTTGCAGGTGAACGGGAGAGAGAGCGCCATGGCAAAGAAAAAGACAAAGAGAGGGAAAAAGACAGAACCGAAAGAGACAgggtggaagagaaggagaaggaAAGGGAAAAACAGAACACAGAGCGCATTGATAAGTTTAAGCATGAAGAGGATTCCCTTGCCAGTGCAGGTCCTACACCAATGGATGTAACTACAACTCCTCAGGAAATTCTTAGTGCGGATGTAACCGTTTTGGAAGGACACAGTTCGGAGGTGTTTGCTTGTGCATGGAGCCCAACCGGCTCCCTTCTAGCTTCTGGGTCAGGAGACTCAACTGCTAGAATTTGGACAATTCCTGATGGTCCATGTGGTTCCATTCAACCATCTCCTGCAAGTGTTCATGTTCTAAAAAATTTCAAGGGCAGGACTAACGAGAAGAGCAAGGATGTCACCACGCTTGACTGGAATGGGGAAGGAACACTGCTAGCCACGGGCTCCTATGATGGGCAGGCAAGAATATGGAGTAGAGATGGGGAGTTAAAGCAGACTTTGTCCAGACACAAGGGACCTATATTTTCTCTGAAATGGAATAGGAAAGGCGATTGTCTCCTAAGTGGCAGTGTGGATAAAACTGCTATTGTGTGGGATACAAAGACATGGGAGTGCAAGCAGCAATATGAATTTCATTCAGCTCCAACACTAGATGTGGATTGGCGAAACAACAGCTCTTTTGCAACATGCTCAAATGACAACATGATCTACTTTTGCAAGATTGGGGATCCACGCCCAGTTAAAACATTTGGCGGCCACCAGAAAGAAGTTAATGCTATCAAGTGGGATCCAACTGGTTCTTTGTTGGCATCTTGTTCTGATGATTGTACTGCAAAGATATGGAGTGTGAAGCAGGACAAATGTGTGTATGATTTTAAGGAGCATAGTAAGGAGGTATACACCATTAGATGGAGCCCAACAGGTCCAGGAACAAGCAATCCCAATCAACAGCTGCTTTTGGCGAGCGCATCGTTTGACTCGACTATCAAGCTATGGGATGTCGAGCAAGGACACCTTCTGTACAGCTTGGCTGGCCACGTGCAGCCAGTTTATTCTGTGGCATTTAGCCCAAATGGCGAGTACCTGGCCAGTGGGTCCCTGGACCAAAGCCTGCATATATGGTCCGTCAAAGAAGGCAGGATCGTGAAGACCTTTAGAGGGAGCGGTGGCATTTTTGAAGTGTGTTGGAACAAGGAAGGCAGCAAGTTAGCAGCCTGCTTCTCCAACAACACCGTCTGTGTCATGGATTTCAGGATGTAG
- the LOC127303018 gene encoding probable protein S-acyltransferase 19, translating into MARKHGWQLPAHTLQIVAITVFFLLVVAFYAFFAPFLGKQVLEYVAIGIYTPIALAVFILYVRCTSINPADPGIMSKFEDGFINVPVNNDGSGGINLPQKANSGVGTHSPTSTCRSSLDGHSNQRGSSIGEANINLSSQLPKKRSNCYFLGGIVCALFVKEDCRKPDDSEQQASGEEALFCTLCNAEVCKFSKHCRSCDKCVDGFDHHCRWLNNCVGRKNYFTFIALMAISLLWLAIEVGVGIAVLVICFVDKNSTRNIQEKLGNGLTPAPFAVIVGLFTLLSLVACVPLGELFFFHMILIRKGITTYDYVVAMRAMSEGLPEDEEGANIIYSPSNSATTGFSVGSSLGLHHKGAWCTPPRIFIDHDEVIPHLDPGMVPSTVDPDAAGYAERANKSKKPVKISARSLAKLDRNEVMKAAAKARASSSVLRPIDARHGHEADISSSGNASVRSSMSVDYNGTKESRSEMRLSPLQNSYPQSLASMDDYETGTQTASSLSSPVHIHKLATHSQSRVAPHPAPPPERPALGITRPPVPTTQINNPMFQSATSYVRENRRASVVWDQEAGRYVSVLAQTRTGPGVELPARNPGFLANPSGEPGNHGRNLAPANASSAAIPPGQPSERLTYTGQSIFFGGPILSTTGINAERSEAGTRARPEASRDPSAQQRDIRGERARTGSFPLFEPGKF; encoded by the exons ATGGCGAGGAAGCACGGGTGGCAGCTCCCGGCGCACACCTTGCAG ATTGTTGCAATCACTGTATTCTTCCTTCTGGTGGTTGCATTTTATGCCTTCTTTGCACCATTTCTGGGAAAGCAAGTCCTTGAGTATGTTGCGATCGGCATTTATACTCCCATT GCATTGGCTGTTTTCATCCTTTACGTCCGGTGCACAAGTATTAATCCTGCTGATCCTGGGATCATGTCAAAGTTTGAGGATGGATTTATCAATGTACCTGTCAACAACGATGGATCGGGAGGCATAAACTTACCCCAGAAAGCAAACAGTGGTGTTGGAACTCACTCTCCAACATCTACTTGCAGAAGCTCTCTAGATGGCCATTCTAATCAGAGAGGTTCGTCTATAGGGGAAGCAAACATAAATCTGAGCTCACAACTGCCGAAGAAAAGATCAAACTGTTACTTCCTTGGTGGGATCGTGTGCGCTTTATTTGTCAAGGAGGACTGCCGAAAGCCTGATGATTCAGAGCAACAAGCTAGTGGCGAAGAAGCTCTTTTTTGCACATTATGCAATGCTGAG GTTTGCAAATTCAGTAAACATTGCAGAAGTTGTGACAAGTGTGTGGATGGATTTGATCATCATTGTCGG TGGCTGAATAATTGTGTTGGGCGGAAGAACTACTTCACGTTTATTGCTCTGATGGCCATCAGTCTCTTATGG CTTGCAATTGAAGTTGGAGTGGGCATTGCTGTTCTTGTCATCTGCTTTGTCGATAAGAATTcaacaagaaatatccaagaaaagCTTGGAAATGGCTTGACTCCTGCTCCCTTTGCTGTCATTGTA GGTTTATTCACTTTGCTTTCATTGGTGGCCTGCGTACCTTTAGGGGAacttttcttcttccacatgataTTGATCAGAAAG GGGATCACAACCTATGATTATGTGGTTGCAATGAGAGCTATGAGTGAGGGACTTCCAGAGGATGAGGAAGGAGCAAATATCATCTATTCCCCATCAAATTCAGCCACCACAGGATTCAGTGTTGGAAGTTCTCTTGGCCTTCACCACAAGGGTGCTTGGTGTACACCTCCAAGAATATTTATTGATCAC GATGAAGTGATTCCACATTTGGACCCTGGGATGGTACCTTCAACTGTGGATCCTGATGCTGCTGGATATGCTGAAAGAGCAAACAAATCCAAGAAGCCAGTGAAGATCAGTGCCCGAAGCCTTGCAAAGCTGGACAGGAACGAGGTAATGAAAGCTGCAGCCAAAGCTCGGGCATCATCCTCTGTTCTCCGGCCAATAGATGCCCGCCATGGCCATGAAGCTGACATTAGCTCCAGTGGTAATGCCAGCGTCAGGAGTAGCATGAGTGTCGACTACAACGGTACAAAGGAATCCCGGAGCGAGATGAGGCTCTCTCCTCTTCAGAACTCATACCCGCAGAGTCTTGCAAGCATGGATGACTACGAGACAGGCACACAGACTGCGAGCAGTTTAAGCAGCCCGGTCCACATCCACAAGCTCGCCACTCACTCTCAGTCTCGCGTAGCGCCTCATCCAGCTCCACCTCCCGAAAGGCCTGCGCTAGGGATTACAAGGCCACCTGTTCCCACCACACAGATAAACAACCCAATGTTTCAGTCAGCCACATCTTATGTCCGGGAGAACCGAAGAGCATCTGTTGTATGGGATCAAGAGGCTGGGCGGTACGTGTCAGTACTTGCGCAAACAAGAACAGGACCTGGTGTCGAGCTCCCCGCAAGAAACCCAGGTTTCTTGGCAAACCCAAGTGGCGAACCGGGCAACCATGGTAGAAATCTTGCGCCTGCAAACGCATCTTCAGCAGCGATTCCTCCAGGGCAGCCCTCTGAGAGGTTGACATACACAGGCCAGTCGATATTCTTTGGTGGGCCCATCTTGAGTACCACTGGCATCAACGCTGAAAGGAGTGAGGCGGGCACAAGAGCGCGCCCCGAGGCAAGCAGAGATCCGAGCGCCCAGCAGCGTGATATCCGTGGCGAGAGGGCTCGCACGGGCTCCTTCCCGCTGTTTGAGCCTGGGAAGTTTTAG
- the LOC127304434 gene encoding senescence-induced receptor-like serine/threonine-protein kinase, with protein MGRRSVAVQSVLTLLLGVLHVGGQRALSTAGFITIDCGLPAQTSYVDPITKIPHISDAGFVDAGYNRNISAEYMKPESQLSRGYHNVRSFPDTERSCYTLPSLVPGSKYLLRAFFRYSNYDGLEKLPIFDLYLGVNWWRTVNISEAEQPVMAEVSAVIPDESVQVCLVNTGSGTPFISSLFLRPLENTLYPQVNRTQGLILIDRLNMGGTGLYPIRYPYDPYDRAWISWNDLSLWTNISTTEKVLGNIWDLRYYVPSTVMQTAITTLNGSMSKTIEVSLATELDHLDLMPGCIAIVYFAELQILLGNVVREISVAADGGKHNNVTVPKYLVTNAMYNPEPHPCSSRYNITIKAGENSTLPPILNAFEYFSVMSTANLGTVIRDVSAINAIKIKYQVKKNWMGDPCAPKKFVWDGLTCSYAISDHPRITHINMSYGVLSGDISNHFGELKDIHYLDLSYNNLTGSIPNVLAQLPALIVLDLTGNQLNGSIPSGLLKRSQNGTLTLRYDKNPNLCSHNSVCQPTRKKNNSMLAVYIAVPIAAVVVIAVLIVLLIFRVGKKKGSAPGINGQLDNRQFTYKELEVMTDNFKIVLGQGGFGPVYDGFLQDGTHVAVKLLSQSSNQGIREFLTEAQTLTKIHHKNLVSLIGYCKDGEYLALVYEHMSEGNLNDKLRGREGNMVFLTWRQRLRIALESAYGLEYLHKACSPPFVHRDVKTSNILLNANLEAKVSDFGLMKAFNHVDDTHVSTARMIGTPGYIAPEYAMTRQLTEKSDVYSFGIVLLEVVTGHSAILQSIEPTHIVQWTRQHLVGGNIEEVVDAHMQGDYNVNGLWKIMDVALKCTAQDPAQRPTMTDVATQIQECLELESEGHTSSNANSRVDMNNGSIGDYSLPV; from the exons ATGGGGCGGCGATCGGTGGCGGTCCAGTCGGTTTTGACGCTCCTCCTCGGAGTACTTCATGTCGGCGGACAGCGCGCCCTAAGTACCGCAG GTTTCATCACCATAGACTGCGGCCTGCCGGCGCAGACGAGCTACGTGGATCCCATCACCAAGATACCTCACATTTCGGACGCCGGATTCGTAGACGCCGGCTACAACCGCAACATCTCGGCCGAGTACATGAAGCCAGAGTCGCAGCTGTCGAGGGGCTACCACAACGTGCGCAGCTTCCCCGACACGGAGCGCAGCTGCTACACGCTGCCGTCCCTCGTGCCCGGCTCCAAGTACCTGCTCCGGGCCTTCTTCCGGTACAGCAACTACGACGGGCTGGAGAAGCTCCCCATCTTCGACCTCTACCTCGGCGTCAACTGGTGGCGGACGGTGAACATCTCCGAAGCCGAGCAGCCGGTGATGGCCGAGGTCAGTGCTGTGATCCCAGACGAATCGGTGCAGGTCTGCCTCGTCAACACCGGCTCGGGGACGCCGTTTATCTCCTCGCTGTTTCTGAGGCCTCTCGAGAACACGCTGTATCCGCAAGTGAACCGCACGCAGGGGCTGATCCTCATCGACAGACTCAACATGGGCGGCACCGGCTTATACCCAATTAG GTACCCGTACGACCCATATGACCGGGCTTGGATCTCGTGGAACGACCTCAGCCTCTGGACCAACATCTCCACAACGGAGAAGGTCCTGGGCAATATCTGGGACCTCCGCTACTACGTCCCTTCCACAGTGATGCAGACTGCCATCACCACACTTAACGGCTCCATGTCCAAGACCATCGAGGTGTCCTTGGCCACCGAACTGGACCATCTCGACCTTATGCCCGG ATGCATTGCAATTGTCTATTTCGCGGAGCTACAGATCCTGCTCGGCAATGTTGTCCGTGAGATCAGTGTCGCCGCTGATGGGGGCAAGCATAACAATGTGACCGTTCCCAAGTACCTCGTCACCAACGCCATGTACAACCCTGAACCTCACCCATGCTCCAGCCGGTACAACATCACCATCAAAGCCGGGGAAAACTCCACACTGCCGCCAATACTCAACGCCTTCGAGTACTTCTCTGTCATGTCCACGGCCAATCTTGGCACGGTCATCCGCGATG TTTCTGCTATCAATGCAATCAAAATTAAGTATCAGGTGAAGAAGAATTGGATGGGTGACCCGTGCGCTCCAAAGAAATTTGTGTGGGATGGGTTGACCTGCAGCTATGCTATTTCTGACCACCCAAGAATCACACACAT AAATATGTCCTATGGTGTCTTAAGTGGCGACATATCAAATCATTTTGGAGAACTCAAAGACATCCATTATTT GGATTTGTCGTACAACAACTTGACAGGATCAATTCCTAATGTCCTAGCACAACTACCTGCTCTTATTGTGCT AGATTTGACAGGAAATCAGCTTAATGGATCaattccttctggtcttctgaagAGAAGTCAAAATGGCACCCTAACTCTAAG ATATGACAAAAATCCAAACCTTTGCAGCCACAATAGCGTCTGCCAGCCCACAAGAAAGAAAAACAACTCTATGCTTGCCGTCTATATTGCTGTTCCGATAGCTGCAGTGGTTGTGATAGCAGTACTGATAGTACTGCTGATTTTCAGGGTGGGAAAAAAGAAAG GATCGGCCCCGGGCATCAATGGACAGCTGGACAACCGCCAGTTCACAtacaaggaactggaggtcatgACGGACAACTTCAAGATAGTACTTGGCCAAGGTGGCTTCGGCCCTGTTTATgacggcttcttgcaggatggtaCTCATGTGGCAGTCAAGCTGTTGTCCCAGTCTTCCAATCAAGGCATCAGAGAGTTCTTGACAGAG GCTCAGACATTAACGAAGATTCATCACAAGAACCTTGTCTCCTTGATTGGTTATTGCAAGGATGGAGAGTATTTGGCTCTTGTCTATGAGCATATGTCTGAAGGAAATCTCAATGATAAACTTAGAG GGAGAGAGGGCAACATGGTATTCTTAACGTGGAGACAGAGACTCCGTATTGCACTGGAATCCGCATATG GGCTTGAGTATCTACACAAGGCCTGTAGCCCGCCCTTCGTTCACCGTGATGTCAAGACATCAAACATCCTACTGAATGCAAATCTCGAGGCTAAGGTTTCCGACTTTGGCTTGATGAAAGCTTTCAATCACGTCGATGATACTCATGTATCCACGGCCAGAATGATTGGCACACCAGGCTATATTGCACCTGA ATATGCGATGACCCGACAACTGACGGAAAAGAGTGACGTGTATAGCTTCGGCATCGTGCTACTGGAGGTGGTCACAGGACACTCCGCCATCCTACAATCCATAGAGCCCACCCATATTGTCCAGTGGACACGACAACACCTTGTGGGGGGAAATATCGAGGAAGTGGTGGATGCGCACATGCAAGGTGACTACAATGTTAATGGCCTATGGAAGATCATGGATGTTGCACTCAAGTGTACCGCGCAAGATCCGGCACAGCGGCCAACAATGACTGACGTGGCGACCCAGATCCAAGAGTGCCTCGAGCTAGAGAGCGAAGGGCACACCAGCAGCAATGCTAATAGTAGGGTCGACATGAATAATGGAAGCATTGGCGACTATAGTCTACCAGTGTGA